From the genome of Phlebotomus papatasi isolate M1 chromosome 2, Ppap_2.1, whole genome shotgun sequence:
GTGTACAAATCGATAGCTCCTGAGGTGTTGATAAATTAGTGACCagaattatcgacactagcAGCGCAAAATGCAAGTTATCATCTCAATTACTCATAATCGACACTCGGTATTACCGATGCATCACCacgagaaaattattatttgaccCCAGGaaacattttcgtgtttcttggatgtGCCAAACCGCTAATCAAAAACCTGCAGTTCTTGGGCATATCATGTTATCTAGTAACTTTATTAAAGAGACGTTTTCGTATTCATAGGAAGATATTTCCTTTTTTCAGAAGCGTTTCTGCACtattagaaattgatttttattgtatttattttctcaTTGCTATCAACAAATACTAAGGAATAACTCACTTTACCGTGCGGCCATTGCCGTCTTAGTGTTAGTGAACCTTTAGGGCAAAACAATTGAAAATCTCTTCTTGGGTTGTATGTTTCAAATGTTTTCGAGTTTACATATGTAGCAAGAATggctacacacagaaaaattttgactctaaatttaagaaaatataagatcctgggaacttaaattggacgtgaatccccgaggcgtttaagtttagaagctctgagcgaaagaaatgagctagaatccctagctctttcaagttaagagatcgggaacttaacttcagcattagctggaaaatgaaaaatgtctacagatttgcaaattgcaactaaaactaaatgatcaaggatttagaattagggcattggcattcattggatgggatttgaaattaaattcctgggtgtttctgtttaagaattttccatttttctgtgtgtatgggTTTACAACAGAACGTACTGGAGCACTCTTCATCACTAGCCTTCTGGAAGTGAGCCCTATTGTCCCATTCCTAGAGAGTCACGAATTCGGAGTATTCCTCGCTACAcctggtgaagaccgactgaggagctaattcgattgtgccttcagAATAACTCGTTGATTACTAACAATCCCATTTAGCTGAACTCTAGCGATATAATAATTTGAGATTATCCGCCGTTATTACACCCCTCAGAACCCTAAGAACCACCACCACCTCAACTGAGCAGTGATTAGTACTGTTGGCTTAGAAGAATCTTCGTCAGTACGGGCTTTCTAAGTTTTACAGGTTAATTCCGGATTACAAAACCGTTGCACATCTGTAAAAGTATTTCTGTGTTTCTAAAAACATTTACGAGTTTCTGAGAAACAATGTTAGGTATGTTTCCAGAAACCTTTTTTGTTGAGTTCCCCGGAGTTCACGGGGAAATGAAGTCATTCTTAGAAGAACAAAATCACTCTTTCCCAAGTTTTCCGGTTGGTCTCTGCGGTCTCGGTCTCAGCGGTCAAATCCATAGAGAACTTCCAgagttagctgagattttttaatctCATGAAAACCCAGAGTTCCAAATAAACCACTTCTGTCCAAAGGGTTCAAAGGCTCCGACAGCACGAAAGAAGTATTTTACACCGCGGAGAAGGTGTTTCCGGGCCGTCTGCAAAAGACTTAGAAGATTCTTTCAAGCGGGACATACGACATTGTAACATCTCAATACGATTAACAATAATAAGGCTTAAAGGGAAAGACAAAGAGGGTCAAAATTGGGGATAGAAAAAATCTCCTCTAGCTATTTCGTGAAAACATAACTTTATAATATCTTAGtcgtagaattttttttgactcaCCGTTGATCTAATCATCCTTATAGAGTTAAGAAACACTTCCTTGTAAAAACACTTTagaaaccggtggcagccataatcccgaaagccaaaatcccgaatttttaaaattctgaaagggatgaaattatatggaggaaaatgtttagaataattttccaagacacagaagatttccctttgcctccagcaaacgcgagtgaaatcgcgggagtagctatgacacttttaagaattcgggattttggctttcgggattttgtccggGACCCTTAGAAACATATCTACGTTTCTAAAAATATAGGCTTTTCTGTAGAAACGTTTCTTTGATGTCATTCCGATGTCATGATTTTCTCCGGTTTTCTTGGTTTAATATGAAATGCGGAGATTAAAGCTTTTAGATTTTTATTTGAGTCAAGAATTGTGAGCTACACATTTCTCGCAAATTACGAACTACTACTACGATGCGTTCTAGCGAACTACGCATTGTTTCGCCATTTTGTcatctttttttgtaaaaaacaaTTGAGCTACATTCGAACAATAATTGACGTTGTGTAGGACTCTAAAAGTCAGGGAGAAGACCTCCCTCCGGTGCACTgcagcgccgaaagctttggcaaagaatcttGTGTTTGGTCTTGTCCCTAAAAAGAGAACCACCACTGAAGTACCCAGAAGGAGGTTTTCTCTCTAAATGGCCTATTCCCAATGCAAATGTAACAATGATATTGTACAAATAATATACAGCCTGCGAAAGAACATTTccatcgtttagtcctggaggctggaatcaacgctaagacggcgatggacgcatgggaagggtgcaaaatgagatgaaaataaatttaattgagttgaaaaaaaatgaattttagagTTATGTACTTGAAATATGtatgaaaatataaaacatcaaaattttcatGAGTCTTGGTCGTTTGACCGCCAAATGTTTTAAGTTTCTataatgagttaccccttggaagGCGCTATTCAAGGATATCGATTTAACTGGGATGGAAAATGTAACTTCTCCGAAGTTTGTTTGGTTGTTCTGGTTGAAGGATGGATAAGCTAAAAATAGCTACTGAGAAGGATCTGAAGGAGGCAGCAGCCATTGAGAGGCGTCGAATGAGAGAGGAAGACCGCAAAAAGAGGATTTTTGATCCAAAAGCACGAACCATTGGAGTAGATTCTGATGCTCTTCGTGGGCAGATTGAGGAGAAACGCCAGCTAGAGGCTGAGCAGGAAGAGCTACAGAGAAGATTTGTCGCTGAGGATAGTCGCTGCGCTGAAATTGTGCAGCTACTGGAGGAAGAGGCTAAGTGTCAGCAGAGGAAGTTTACTGAGGACCTCAATGACTTCCGGAGGCGATTCCAGCGCCGCGAAGATACACGGGAATGGGATCTCAATGATCCATGGGGCAAATGGAAGACCCCACCGGCGAGGATTAGTGATACTGATCCGAGATTGAGTGTTTCTGGTGGACAGAGATTCCTCGGAGAGGACTTGGCACTCAAGCAGCGTCGGCAGATGCAGATGGAGCAACAGAGGGAGTGGCTGCAGCACCAAATGGCCGAAAGGCGGCGCCGGGAAGAGGATCAGCGAAAAGCGGATTTGGCTATGCAAAAAGCCATTGAGGCTCGTGATAGAGTCGCCATTGATTTGGAAAGGAGTGAACGCAGCAACAGACGCAAATGCCTGGAGGAAGATGCAAAGATTAACCAGCAACTGGCCAGGGAACGCTACGAAAAGGATCTCAAGACACGTCAGAGGGAATATGAAGACAACTTAGCGGAAATGTGCAATTTTGTGACCAGTGATATGCTAACTGAGAATCCAGAAACTGCCAAAAGTGCTTTTGGACCAGGCAGAAAGATTCCCTACATGTACCGTGGAATGTCTCCGGAGGAGATTCGTCTCTATCGACAAAATCAGCTGGAGCAAATAGCTGAGAAGAAGGTGAACTTCCCCATGGAATTTCTCATTTATGTAATATCGTAATCGAATCCTTTCATTCCATCCCACCGGAAATGGCATGGTCAACCAGGAACGTGAACGTGGTGAGAGGATGTGGGAGGATCAATGGGAGGGATTGGAGAGGAAATTTGCTAGAATGTCAGCAATTGAGGAACGAGCCATAAATCGACGCGAGAGAGCACACAGCACGAAAATTCAGCAGGAAAATCAGACTTTGGCTACAGAACAGAAAATTCAATTGGATCACTTGAATGGTGTCGTCTATCGAAATTCACCGACAAATGAGTATTTCTCTCAATTCAATACTACATCTCGCTAGGAGTCCGGAAACAGCTGAAACAGGTAATGATTTTATCAATATTCATTGATTTTATCATATCCTCCCAAGAATTTTACTCCTTGTTCGGATACTGCAATTTCTCATCGAATTAGTATACAGTTGGGGAACAATAAAGATTTGTGAAATTAGTAAACTTTTCGTATTGTTGCTTAATGGGATCCCAAAATGCCAAATCTTCTATGAGATCGTATTTATGAGGACACATAAAAATGAATAGAAAGAGTTTTGAAGTTTGGAAATGAGACTTCGTGGAATGCTGAAAATAGTAagtacaattttacaatttataaaaCTGGTTTTGCTTCGTTTATTTTAAGtggtatatttttctaaaatccaTTTTTCAACCATAAACTAAAACTAAGTCTTACggcattatcacacttgcacattaaaattttaatgtgattcacattaattgtcgcttgtgaaagtccaaatatgttatttgtgtctttgagtcacttaatatttggggtttttctatttattgataaagaagtggacttggcctgcaaaaataagtttaaatttacctaaagcataaatatttttcacattaaaaaattaaagagaaaatcgcattaatttttcgcattaatgctataaatcaatttatatcaaattttgcgggccaagtctacctttttatcaacaaatagatcaaatattgaatgtaaaatgattcaaacacacaaattacacatttggactctcaccagcgacaattaatgtgaatcatattaaaattttaatgtgcaagtgtgataatacaGTTGTGATAGTATGCTACCATCGTTAACCGTTTGGGCTCCAAAGGCTTCTACACAAACCGAGGAACTTTTCACATCGTGTACAAAGCATTTAAGGCGGTTTtccgaatttaatttattaaaactaAATGAATTTACTGCTTAAACtgataaactaaaaatttctaaaacgaATTCGAATTTATTATCGAAGAAACAGAAGCAAAAGTAATAGGAGCACTGAGTTTGAGAGCGCTCATGCAAACATTGAAAACTTTGAAGCTCATTTTCTCCACTTttcatttgtaaaattttatcaaattagcGGAAAATGTTATAAACGAGtaaggcggtcttcagactagaggtttagcccagtcccCAAAGGTCTCCAAATCctgaatagcgagcaattttattgctttttgcgAATCTATAGGTCTCTtaactttaataatccaattctaagtgaaatttttccaaaaaatcgtgttttataagaaattagaacagttaagccatatggctaagtcttagatctgaagcccgtataatagtgctattccaatgaaaaatcaacatgttttttttagcacttttctgcttttttagcacttctctGCTATTTTCCACAGGCCTTGGCGGCGTGTTCTAAACCccccaaacagtcgtgacaagaaccaacaccaagaaaagtcgataatatagaagcacttaagaacaataaagtgctaaaaaatcatgttaatttttcactggaatAGCACCTAAGCTTATTTTCTTAAAAGTCCTTTTTTAGTtgaacttaaggggttacatgggtctcagataaaaaaaaatcaattattttttttattttatagtataacatttgaaaaatattttctgaaaatttcaagtcaatcggagtaaaactctcggaggtagagcagttttagttatgcattccgcACGCGCGTgtatattgttgtaaaactttaaacgcatttttctcaaaacaccgttttacaatgcggtagtcaagattactcagagtctactgaaccgatcttttttaaattttgcatacttgttttgagaagtattatatagggtaaagtggtacaagttggacagtggtacaagttggacaatggtacaatttggacagggctttttgtcttgataaatttagtacttcatttttatttgtatatttttaatgctttagttttataatttggttccttgtgcttcaaaacaaattttgtactgtatttatcaagaaaaaagccatgtccaacttgtaccggcgaattgtccaacttgtaacactaattccaaattatacattttaccCTAGTGTTTGAACaaaggatttgcacttcctttaatcagaactatttttacaatacaaaatgtgttgaaaaatagggtaaaattgataccttttacaaaaacttttgccacaaatccaaattttgtttttttttttcaaaaaattcttcgTTCATCCAGGagtccaactaatcctctaacagagtatatttggtttttttgatatcagatgaacctactgggagaaatcctgcgtaccgcaaggtctgtgttttgaggaatggttccgaaaattatctaccaacg
Proteins encoded in this window:
- the LOC129802501 gene encoding RIB43A-like with coiled-coils protein 2, with the protein product MDKLKIATEKDLKEAAAIERRRMREEDRKKRIFDPKARTIGVDSDALRGQIEEKRQLEAEQEELQRRFVAEDSRCAEIVQLLEEEAKCQQRKFTEDLNDFRRRFQRREDTREWDLNDPWGKWKTPPARISDTDPRLSVSGGQRFLGEDLALKQRRQMQMEQQREWLQHQMAERRRREEDQRKADLAMQKAIEARDRVAIDLERSERSNRRKCLEEDAKINQQLARERYEKDLKTRQREYEDNLAEMCNFVTSDMLTENPETAKSAFGPGRKIPYMYRGMSPEEIRLYRQNQLEQIAEKKERERGERMWEDQWEGLERKFARMSAIEERAINRRERAHSTKIQQENQTLATEQKIQLDHLNGVVYRNSPTNEYFSQFNTTSR